In Methylacidiphilum infernorum V4, a single window of DNA contains:
- the argC gene encoding N-acetyl-gamma-glutamyl-phosphate reductase, translating to MSSIRVGIVGASGYSGEELIRLLVRHPGVDLRWITSRQYKDRTLQSVYPGIGRFGELEFDDLESLEKKENQLELVFLALPHGAGMDYAHFFYNRGKVVIDLSADFRLENPLDYELYYKLSHPHADLLKKAVYALPEIYPDQIAHSNLLAMPGCYPTAVLLSLAPFLKKGWIDPHSIEIVALSGSTGAGKTLDTKLLFSELADNLRPYSFPSHRHIPEMEQQIAKLVKTDSVKVIFLPILAPLRRGILLTVIGSLSQPISQAEAEEQAQEFYKEAPFVKILPGGIMPELRYVLYSNNLYFSIHVLEEKKKLLILAAIDNLGKGAAGQAIQVMNIRLGWAQTLGLIP from the coding sequence ATGTCCTCTATCCGAGTCGGTATTGTTGGGGCTTCAGGGTATTCAGGGGAAGAATTGATTAGACTCTTGGTTCGTCATCCCGGTGTCGATCTCCGCTGGATTACTTCAAGGCAATACAAGGATAGGACGTTGCAATCCGTCTACCCCGGGATAGGACGCTTTGGGGAGCTTGAGTTTGACGACCTAGAGAGTCTAGAGAAAAAAGAAAACCAACTCGAGCTGGTTTTCCTTGCTCTCCCTCACGGGGCGGGAATGGACTATGCGCATTTTTTCTATAATCGGGGCAAGGTAGTCATCGATTTGAGTGCGGATTTTCGACTCGAAAACCCCTTGGATTACGAGCTTTATTACAAGCTTTCCCATCCCCATGCCGATCTTTTAAAGAAGGCCGTCTATGCCCTTCCCGAAATTTACCCCGATCAGATTGCCCATTCTAACTTGTTGGCCATGCCTGGCTGTTATCCCACCGCTGTTCTGCTCTCTTTAGCGCCTTTCTTAAAAAAGGGATGGATCGATCCCCATTCGATTGAAATTGTCGCCCTCAGCGGCAGTACCGGGGCCGGCAAGACTCTCGATACCAAGCTCCTTTTTAGTGAACTTGCCGACAACCTCAGGCCTTATAGCTTTCCCTCCCACCGCCATATTCCCGAAATGGAACAGCAGATAGCCAAGCTGGTCAAAACCGACTCCGTCAAAGTGATCTTTCTGCCCATTCTTGCTCCCTTGCGCAGGGGCATTCTTTTGACCGTTATCGGTTCCCTTTCCCAGCCTATCTCGCAGGCGGAAGCTGAAGAACAAGCCCAGGAGTTTTACAAGGAAGCTCCTTTTGTGAAAATTTTACCGGGAGGAATCATGCCCGAGCTCCGCTACGTCCTTTATTCTAACAACCTCTATTTTTCTATCCATGTGCTCGAGGAAAAGAAAAAGCTTCTTATTCTTGCCGCAATAGATAATCTAGGAAAAGGGGCCGCCGGCCAAGCCATCCAGGTCATGAATATAAGACTTGGATGGGCTCAAACTTTGGGATTAATCCCATGA
- the rpsI gene encoding 30S ribosomal protein S9, whose protein sequence is MTMTVIPQNSPIQATGRRKTATATVILKPGKGEVSINGKDLEFYFPTFVHRYEVFKPLEVIEGTKKFDIIAKARGGGLMGQAQALKLAVSRALIKYDPSYRSLLKKEGLLTRDPRMKERKKTGQPGARKRFQFSKR, encoded by the coding sequence ATGACAATGACAGTTATTCCTCAAAATTCGCCGATACAAGCCACCGGAAGGAGAAAGACGGCTACGGCGACCGTTATTCTTAAGCCGGGGAAGGGTGAGGTCAGTATCAACGGGAAAGACTTGGAATTTTATTTTCCCACTTTTGTCCATCGTTACGAGGTTTTTAAGCCCTTGGAAGTGATTGAAGGGACGAAGAAATTTGATATTATAGCCAAAGCCAGGGGTGGAGGCCTCATGGGACAAGCCCAGGCTTTGAAATTAGCCGTCTCCCGGGCCTTGATCAAGTACGATCCCTCTTACCGCAGCTTGTTGAAAAAAGAAGGACTCCTGACGCGCGATCCCCGCATGAAGGAACGCAAGAAAACGGGCCAGCCGGGTGCAAGGAAAAGGTTCCAGTTTTCCAAGCGGTAG
- the rplM gene encoding 50S ribosomal protein L13: protein MKTYFQKPQEVQRKWYIIDARDKIVGKVAEKVACLLRGKHKEVFSPHVDTGDHVIVINASKAIFSGKKETQKLYSAYSGYIGGQKTFSPVQIRQKRPNFIIEHAVRGMIPHNRLGRKIYTKLHVYEGSDHPHAAQKPIPVTLD, encoded by the coding sequence GTGAAAACCTATTTTCAAAAACCACAAGAAGTCCAAAGGAAGTGGTATATCATTGACGCTAGGGATAAGATCGTAGGTAAGGTCGCTGAAAAAGTGGCTTGCCTGCTTCGGGGCAAGCACAAGGAAGTATTTAGTCCGCATGTGGATACCGGAGATCATGTGATCGTTATCAACGCCTCTAAAGCTATCTTTAGCGGCAAGAAAGAAACCCAAAAGCTGTATTCTGCCTATTCGGGGTATATTGGGGGACAAAAAACTTTCAGTCCAGTGCAGATTCGTCAAAAACGACCCAATTTCATCATCGAACATGCGGTGAGGGGAATGATCCCGCATAACCGGCTTGGACGGAAAATATACACCAAGCTTCACGTTTATGAAGGCAGCGACCATCCCCACGCTGCGCAAAAACCCATTCCTGTTACTCTAGATTGA
- a CDS encoding phenylpyruvate tautomerase MIF-related protein, whose protein sequence is MPYLSIETNVSLTEREQKELVEAASRFIVEKMNKPQAYTMVSWAGVKRILFAGNEEPAAFVELRAINLPLERCGEFSREICSLLEKHCGIKAERVFINFSDVSAKLWGYNRTTFG, encoded by the coding sequence ATGCCTTATTTATCCATTGAAACGAATGTAAGTTTGACGGAACGCGAGCAGAAGGAACTGGTTGAGGCGGCCAGCCGTTTTATCGTGGAAAAAATGAACAAACCCCAAGCTTACACGATGGTAAGCTGGGCGGGAGTCAAAAGAATTCTTTTTGCGGGGAATGAAGAACCGGCTGCTTTCGTGGAACTAAGGGCCATCAATCTCCCTTTAGAGCGTTGCGGAGAGTTCTCTAGAGAGATCTGTTCTTTGCTGGAAAAGCATTGTGGAATAAAGGCCGAGAGGGTATTCATTAATTTTTCCGACGTTTCGGCCAAGTTGTGGGGTTATAATCGGACAACCTTCGGTTAA
- the ilvB gene encoding biosynthetic-type acetolactate synthase large subunit — protein sequence MPITSHSIQLPTAKEGTVGPEMSGADCVIAALEKEGVGILFAYPGGASMPMHQSLTRAKILRTVLPRHEQGGVFMAEGYARSTGKVGVCMSTSGPGATNLITGIADAYMDSVPLVAITGQVKKEMIGKGAFQETDVFGITLPIVKHSYLVIDPREIPQIIKEALLIARSGRPGPVVIDIPKDVQQAVFKPFFPHSTGLESKLAPPPIDISALETVLDWIEKAKRPVMYVGGGIISSGAYHELLEFAQKTAIPVATTLMGIGSFPENHPLSLKWLGMHGSVYSNFAVDQSDLLLAFGVRFDDRVTGNVQAFAQKARIVHIDIDNSELNKNKRVDLPILGDIKEALRLLNRLIEERKFQSPGYSLWQEEIQAWKIKYPFRYKKFEGVIMPQMVIEELYKLTRGEAIITTGVGQHQMWTAQFYNFHRPRTFLTSGGLGAMGFGYPAALGAKIAHPEATVIDVDGDGSFLMNIQELATAVTEKIPVKAVILNNQHLGMVVQWEDRFYDSNRAHTFLGLPDNKNMVYPDFPQICKGFGVKSERISKPHELVPALKRMLDSEEPYVLDVIVPYTEHVLPMIPAGMTVKDIIIDND from the coding sequence ATGCCCATCACTTCCCATTCGATTCAACTTCCCACTGCAAAAGAAGGGACAGTAGGCCCAGAAATGTCTGGAGCTGATTGCGTGATTGCAGCCCTTGAAAAAGAAGGCGTTGGGATCCTATTCGCCTATCCAGGAGGGGCAAGCATGCCCATGCACCAATCCCTTACTCGGGCTAAAATCCTAAGAACGGTGTTGCCTCGCCACGAGCAAGGTGGAGTATTCATGGCTGAAGGTTATGCCAGGTCTACAGGGAAAGTCGGGGTATGCATGTCTACTTCCGGGCCCGGAGCCACCAACCTCATCACGGGGATCGCCGATGCTTACATGGATTCGGTTCCCCTTGTCGCGATCACCGGGCAGGTTAAAAAAGAGATGATCGGCAAAGGAGCCTTCCAGGAAACAGACGTTTTTGGGATTACGCTGCCCATTGTCAAACATAGTTACCTGGTCATCGATCCCCGGGAAATCCCGCAAATTATCAAAGAAGCCCTCTTGATCGCCCGATCGGGTCGGCCGGGACCCGTGGTCATTGATATTCCCAAGGATGTACAGCAAGCCGTCTTTAAACCTTTCTTTCCCCACTCCACGGGGCTGGAGTCGAAACTTGCACCCCCTCCAATAGACATTTCAGCCCTGGAAACCGTACTGGATTGGATCGAGAAAGCCAAAAGGCCTGTGATGTACGTGGGAGGAGGCATTATTTCCAGTGGAGCTTATCATGAACTTTTAGAGTTTGCCCAAAAGACGGCTATTCCCGTAGCCACAACGCTGATGGGGATCGGCTCTTTCCCCGAGAATCACCCCCTTTCCTTGAAATGGCTTGGCATGCACGGTTCGGTGTATTCCAATTTTGCCGTGGATCAATCCGACCTTCTTCTTGCTTTCGGGGTAAGGTTTGACGACCGGGTGACGGGTAACGTCCAAGCTTTCGCCCAAAAAGCCCGTATTGTCCATATCGACATCGATAATTCGGAGTTGAATAAAAACAAAAGAGTCGATCTGCCTATTCTCGGGGATATCAAGGAGGCCTTAAGGTTGTTGAACCGGCTCATCGAAGAAAGAAAGTTTCAGTCCCCCGGCTATTCCCTCTGGCAGGAGGAGATCCAAGCTTGGAAAATAAAATATCCTTTCCGTTACAAGAAATTCGAAGGGGTCATCATGCCCCAAATGGTTATCGAAGAACTCTACAAGTTAACCCGGGGTGAAGCCATCATTACGACAGGAGTAGGCCAACACCAGATGTGGACAGCCCAATTTTACAATTTTCACCGTCCCCGAACCTTCCTCACTTCGGGAGGACTCGGGGCAATGGGCTTTGGTTACCCGGCCGCCCTCGGGGCTAAAATTGCCCATCCTGAGGCAACGGTGATTGACGTGGACGGCGATGGAAGCTTTTTAATGAATATCCAGGAATTGGCTACAGCGGTAACAGAAAAAATACCGGTTAAGGCCGTGATATTAAACAACCAGCACCTGGGGATGGTTGTCCAATGGGAAGATCGATTTTATGATAGCAACAGGGCCCATACCTTTCTTGGACTACCCGATAATAAAAACATGGTTTATCCCGATTTTCCCCAAATCTGCAAAGGCTTCGGCGTAAAATCAGAAAGAATTTCCAAGCCCCACGAGCTGGTGCCCGCCTTGAAAAGAATGCTCGACAGCGAGGAGCCTTATGTCCTGGATGTCATCGTTCCCTACACCGAACATGTTTTACCCATGATTCCCGCCGGAATGACCGTCAAGGATATCATCATCGACAACGACTGA
- a CDS encoding beta-class carbonic anhydrase encodes MSQNYEEILKANVQYAATFGEKANLPMPPGRRMAILTCMDARLHPGKFAGLKEGDAHIIRNAGGRASDDAIRSLIISYKLLGTKEWFVIHHTDCGMETFSDAVMEELLEKSLETAVLEGGKWKDVGKGPGSSEGKYLKWLTIKDQKESLVEDVLRIRHHPLVPPSIPIYGFIYDVKTGKLIEVSEASQVGKAK; translated from the coding sequence ATGAGTCAAAATTATGAAGAAATTTTAAAAGCAAACGTTCAATATGCAGCCACTTTTGGTGAAAAGGCAAACCTGCCGATGCCCCCTGGAAGGCGGATGGCCATTCTTACCTGCATGGATGCCCGGCTGCACCCGGGCAAGTTTGCGGGACTAAAAGAAGGAGATGCCCATATCATCCGCAATGCGGGTGGAAGAGCCAGTGACGATGCGATCCGTTCTCTTATCATATCCTACAAGCTTCTTGGAACCAAGGAATGGTTCGTTATTCACCACACGGACTGCGGGATGGAAACCTTTAGCGACGCGGTCATGGAAGAATTGTTGGAAAAGAGCCTGGAGACGGCGGTATTGGAAGGAGGAAAATGGAAAGACGTGGGCAAAGGTCCGGGTTCCTCAGAAGGAAAGTATCTTAAGTGGCTGACGATTAAAGACCAGAAGGAAAGTCTCGTCGAGGATGTTTTACGGATTAGGCATCATCCTTTAGTTCCTCCGAGCATCCCCATCTATGGGTTCATTTACGATGTAAAAACCGGCAAGCTCATAGAAGTCTCTGAAGCTAGCCAAGTCGGGAAAGCCAAATAG
- a CDS encoding dihydropteroate synthase, producing the protein MLSLSYLSDLYLKYADDFGREVCRFELRTKLFPSTDGPNMMGVINLSAESWYRESVALDLEAAIRKAQVLYASGADLVDIGAESSLSYARRIDEKEQLQLLLPLVKQLSRLGKIISVETYRLEVAKECFKAGAAVLNLTKGNQGKEFFRVVADHEGAVIINFVSGDNVRDVEPIALPEDPLALLFPYFEKRIEEALACGVKKIWLDPGLGFYYPNLLDGPTRIQRQMEIFLHTFRLRKLGWPICHALPHAFECFQDEVRIAEPFFAVLAILGKTDLLRTHEISKVRGVLKTMQLFSKFKLPAD; encoded by the coding sequence ATGCTGAGCCTTTCTTATCTTTCGGATCTGTATTTGAAGTATGCCGATGATTTTGGGAGGGAAGTTTGCCGTTTTGAACTTCGGACTAAACTCTTTCCTTCGACCGATGGCCCCAATATGATGGGGGTAATCAATCTCTCGGCCGAATCCTGGTATAGGGAAAGCGTGGCCTTGGATTTGGAGGCGGCAATCCGAAAGGCCCAGGTTTTGTATGCTTCTGGAGCCGACCTGGTGGATATCGGTGCGGAATCTTCTCTTTCCTATGCGCGGAGGATCGATGAAAAAGAGCAACTCCAACTGCTTCTACCCCTGGTAAAGCAGTTAAGCCGCTTGGGGAAGATTATATCGGTGGAAACTTATCGGCTTGAGGTGGCCAAGGAATGTTTTAAAGCGGGAGCGGCCGTATTGAACCTGACCAAGGGCAACCAGGGAAAGGAATTTTTTAGGGTCGTTGCCGATCATGAAGGTGCGGTCATCATCAACTTTGTCAGTGGGGATAACGTTCGGGACGTCGAGCCCATTGCCTTACCCGAGGATCCCCTGGCCCTTCTTTTTCCCTATTTTGAAAAGCGCATCGAAGAAGCCTTGGCCTGCGGGGTTAAAAAGATATGGCTGGATCCCGGGTTGGGCTTTTATTATCCCAATCTTCTTGACGGCCCAACCCGGATTCAGAGGCAGATGGAAATATTCCTCCATACCTTTCGGCTTCGAAAGCTCGGTTGGCCCATTTGCCATGCTTTACCTCATGCCTTCGAATGCTTCCAGGACGAAGTCAGGATAGCCGAGCCTTTCTTTGCCGTTCTGGCTATACTCGGCAAAACAGACCTCCTCAGGACCCATGAAATAAGCAAGGTTCGGGGTGTTTTAAAAACCATGCAACTTTTCTCCAAGTTCAAGCTTCCGGCGGATTGA
- the hisB gene encoding imidazoleglycerol-phosphate dehydratase HisB, with the protein MREINTPRKASVQRNTKETAISLEMTLDGQGKSDIKTGIGFLDHMLELFSFHGSFDLTLKCEGDLHVDFHHTVEDCGIVLGEAFNRSLGDKKGINRYGFYLLPMDETLVHCAVDISGRPFLCFRVPEKLPLFLLSAGSFPAQLLEEFLRAFVVHGQLCLHMHIVEGKEVHHLIEGSFKALARTLKMAVGYDTRSLDRIPTTKGLIGS; encoded by the coding sequence ATGAGGGAGATAAACACTCCAAGGAAAGCCTCGGTGCAAAGGAACACAAAAGAGACGGCAATCTCCCTTGAAATGACTCTTGATGGTCAAGGAAAGAGCGATATCAAAACGGGGATCGGTTTTTTGGATCACATGCTTGAACTTTTCTCCTTTCATGGCTCCTTTGATCTGACTCTAAAGTGTGAAGGGGACCTGCACGTGGATTTTCATCATACCGTGGAGGATTGTGGCATTGTCCTGGGGGAGGCTTTTAACAGGTCCCTGGGAGACAAAAAGGGAATAAATCGCTATGGCTTTTATTTGTTGCCCATGGATGAAACGCTTGTCCATTGTGCTGTTGACATCAGTGGAAGACCGTTTCTTTGCTTTCGGGTTCCCGAAAAGCTGCCTCTTTTTTTGCTTTCCGCAGGCAGCTTTCCGGCACAGCTGCTGGAGGAGTTTTTGAGAGCTTTTGTTGTCCATGGACAGCTTTGTCTCCATATGCATATAGTGGAGGGCAAAGAGGTTCACCATTTGATCGAAGGCAGTTTTAAAGCCCTGGCAAGAACGTTAAAAATGGCGGTTGGATACGATACGAGGAGCTTGGATCGCATTCCAACTACTAAAGGACTGATCGGCTCGTAG
- a CDS encoding IS607 family transposase has product MKRKLVSIHEAAEFLGVCAQTLRRWEREGKLIPDERTPGGRRRYDLARLRPGQFHSPESERLTIAYARVSSHDQKDDLERQKQVLELYCARQGWKFEVISDLGSGMNYYKKGLKKLLDAVLGGKVGRLVITHKDRLLRFGAELVFAICEAKGVEVVILNQGEDTTFEEDLAKDVLEIITVFSARLYGSRSRKNQKLLDGVKAAVEAVQC; this is encoded by the coding sequence ATAAAACGCAAATTGGTAAGTATCCACGAAGCTGCCGAGTTCCTTGGTGTCTGTGCCCAAACGCTGAGGCGTTGGGAACGGGAAGGCAAGCTCATTCCCGATGAGCGCACCCCTGGTGGGCGGCGACGCTATGACCTTGCCAGGTTGCGGCCTGGGCAATTCCATTCACCCGAATCGGAACGGCTGACCATCGCCTACGCTAGAGTGTCTAGTCATGACCAAAAGGATGATCTGGAAAGGCAGAAGCAGGTTCTGGAACTCTACTGCGCCCGGCAAGGATGGAAGTTCGAGGTCATCTCGGACCTGGGTTCGGGCATGAACTATTACAAGAAGGGACTGAAGAAGCTGCTCGATGCCGTCCTCGGCGGAAAAGTCGGCAGGTTGGTTATCACGCACAAGGACCGGCTGCTACGCTTCGGTGCGGAGCTTGTGTTTGCCATCTGCGAGGCCAAGGGCGTCGAGGTCGTGATCCTCAACCAAGGCGAAGACACGACCTTCGAGGAAGACTTGGCGAAAGACGTGTTGGAGATCATCACGGTCTTCAGCGCCCGGCTCTATGGCAGCCGCTCGCGCAAGAATCAGAAGCTGCTCGACGGTGTAAAGGCCGCCGTGGAGGCTGTGCAATGCTGA
- a CDS encoding VIT1/CCC1 transporter family protein, translating to MSKSDGTVDSPIKIAEYFKKNAVFLPLMPFNKNDPLVQILKKNWLNEKKTARTYRDLAEIEKNPRKKEILLKLAQTEEQHALRWEKELAALGQSCSEKIPRFKRILEKWLNQNLGFKNVIQRMERAEEQDKARYLQQKAQFKESAEIVQLLEELAKEEKSHAGILHNLPRETPFTENITENILAREKWHGRGGNWITDSIYGINDGLGAVFGIVSGVAGATENQTHYILISGLAGMIASSLSMGAGAYLAAKSQKEVYEAEISKEKREIEENPQEEIEEMALFYQLQGFNEEEAKWISEKLYQKPEHFLSAMVSSELGLSHASFPNPWNACLSASLSTALGAFIPLIPFFFLSGIWAISLSFFISLVAHFLVGAAKTLITARSWLSSGLEMTVVGIIEAVVTYTLGLLFRLPA from the coding sequence ATGAGTAAGTCTGACGGAACGGTTGATTCACCAATAAAAATAGCCGAATATTTCAAGAAAAATGCGGTCTTTTTGCCTCTTATGCCCTTTAACAAAAATGATCCTCTTGTCCAGATCCTGAAGAAAAACTGGCTCAACGAAAAAAAAACGGCAAGGACCTATAGGGATCTAGCGGAAATCGAAAAAAATCCCCGCAAAAAAGAAATTCTCCTTAAACTTGCCCAAACCGAAGAGCAACATGCTCTCCGGTGGGAGAAAGAATTGGCGGCGCTTGGTCAAAGCTGTTCAGAAAAAATTCCCCGCTTCAAAAGAATCCTGGAAAAGTGGCTGAATCAAAACTTGGGATTCAAGAACGTGATTCAAAGAATGGAAAGGGCGGAAGAACAAGACAAGGCTAGGTATTTGCAACAAAAAGCCCAGTTTAAAGAGTCAGCCGAGATTGTCCAATTACTCGAAGAACTGGCCAAAGAAGAAAAAAGCCATGCTGGCATCCTCCACAACCTGCCTAGAGAAACTCCTTTTACAGAAAACATAACCGAAAACATCCTGGCCCGAGAAAAGTGGCATGGGCGAGGAGGAAACTGGATCACGGACTCCATTTATGGAATTAACGACGGGTTGGGAGCCGTTTTTGGGATCGTTTCGGGAGTTGCAGGCGCAACAGAAAACCAAACCCACTACATCCTTATTTCTGGATTGGCGGGCATGATCGCCTCCTCTTTATCGATGGGAGCCGGGGCTTACCTTGCTGCCAAGAGTCAAAAAGAAGTTTACGAAGCCGAGATCTCCAAGGAAAAAAGGGAGATAGAAGAAAACCCTCAAGAAGAAATCGAAGAAATGGCACTCTTTTACCAACTCCAGGGATTCAACGAAGAAGAAGCCAAGTGGATATCCGAAAAATTATATCAAAAACCAGAACATTTCCTTTCCGCGATGGTAAGTTCAGAACTCGGCCTTTCCCACGCCAGTTTTCCCAATCCTTGGAATGCCTGCTTGTCCGCCTCCCTTTCCACAGCCCTGGGCGCCTTTATCCCTTTAATCCCCTTTTTCTTCCTTTCCGGAATTTGGGCTATAAGCCTTTCTTTTTTCATCAGCCTTGTCGCCCATTTCCTTGTCGGTGCGGCAAAAACCCTGATCACTGCACGGAGCTGGCTATCCAGCGGGCTAGAAATGACCGTCGTCGGTATTATCGAGGCGGTGGTGACTTATACCCTTGGCCTGCTTTTCCGGCTTCCCGCTTAG
- a CDS encoding FAD/NAD(P)-binding protein translates to MQTTTELLIDSSSPSLVPSAYLVKKKDLECPRVVSLWLSPLENHDDSFKPGQFLMVYVFGVGEAAISIAERGEEPGGYLITVRSVGTVSRALEHCKEKDVVGIRGPFGNGWPLKEAQSKDILLIAGGIGLPPLWSALSFILQNRSCYRNVFLLYGVRSPRDILYKEKLEALSKGQAVETKIAVELATSRTWNGTIGNVISLMDSLSFDPQKAVAFVCGPEPMMRFCAYALMKRGLAQENIYLSLERNMRCALGSCGHCQLGPLFLCKNGPVFSYQTVGPLLNISEI, encoded by the coding sequence ATGCAAACGACAACTGAGCTTCTTATCGACTCTTCGTCCCCAAGTCTTGTTCCATCCGCCTACCTGGTCAAAAAGAAAGATCTCGAATGTCCCCGTGTAGTCAGCCTTTGGCTTTCTCCGTTGGAAAATCATGACGACTCTTTTAAGCCCGGGCAGTTCTTGATGGTGTATGTTTTTGGGGTAGGGGAGGCGGCCATATCGATCGCCGAAAGGGGAGAGGAGCCGGGGGGCTATTTAATCACCGTTCGTTCTGTGGGGACGGTGAGCAGGGCGCTCGAGCATTGCAAGGAAAAAGATGTTGTAGGTATAAGGGGTCCATTTGGCAATGGTTGGCCGCTCAAAGAAGCACAGTCAAAAGACATCCTGCTTATCGCGGGGGGAATAGGTCTTCCTCCCCTTTGGTCTGCTCTTTCTTTTATTTTACAGAACCGCTCCTGCTACCGGAATGTCTTTCTTTTATATGGCGTGCGATCTCCACGAGACATCCTTTATAAAGAAAAACTCGAAGCCCTATCCAAGGGACAGGCCGTGGAGACGAAAATAGCGGTGGAGTTGGCCACGAGCAGAACTTGGAATGGAACAATCGGCAACGTTATAAGTCTAATGGATTCTTTATCCTTTGATCCCCAAAAGGCAGTGGCTTTTGTGTGTGGTCCAGAACCCATGATGCGATTTTGTGCTTATGCTTTGATGAAGCGTGGACTGGCCCAAGAAAACATCTATTTATCCCTGGAAAGAAACATGCGCTGTGCCCTTGGTTCTTGCGGTCATTGTCAACTAGGGCCCCTATTCTTGTGCAAGAATGGCCCGGTTTTTTCTTATCAAACCGTAGGTCCCCTTTTAAACATTTCTGAAATTTAG
- a CDS encoding sulfite reductase subunit A gives MNPQPFLEKRKVLERKDFGRLIDCIKAQGYTLIGPVLTETALSLGEIQKETDLPIGWTDVQEPGKFQLRRRQDEALFGYNVGFQSMKKYLFPPRQRLFSVEKKEGKLSFIPEEKPGQKYAFLGVRSCDLHAVFVQDKVFCQGRSYDPDYAQRREQSLFIVVQCGQASGCCFCLSMGCGPKAQEGFDLALTECIETKHHFFLVEIGSCRGEQIADLLPLREAKEEDLVLAQKSIENAQNQVKKNVETQGIKELFYNNWEHPRWDDVAGRCIACSTCTMVCPTCFCWTVEDSISMEGKRAERWRRWDFCYTMEFSHLPSGSVRSSIKSRYRQWLSHKFGSWIDQFGTSGCVGCGRCITWCPVGIDVTEEIAALRVKP, from the coding sequence ATGAACCCCCAGCCGTTCTTAGAAAAAAGGAAGGTCCTGGAAAGGAAAGATTTTGGTCGGCTCATCGATTGTATCAAGGCCCAGGGTTATACCCTAATAGGGCCGGTTTTAACCGAGACGGCACTGAGTCTTGGAGAGATCCAAAAAGAAACCGATCTGCCCATCGGGTGGACAGACGTACAAGAACCCGGGAAATTTCAACTTAGGCGGCGCCAAGACGAAGCTCTTTTTGGATATAACGTGGGCTTCCAGAGCATGAAGAAATACCTTTTCCCTCCTAGGCAGAGGCTTTTCAGCGTTGAGAAAAAAGAAGGGAAACTTTCTTTTATCCCGGAAGAAAAACCCGGGCAAAAGTATGCATTTTTAGGGGTAAGATCGTGTGATCTTCATGCCGTTTTCGTTCAGGACAAGGTATTTTGCCAAGGCCGTTCTTATGACCCCGATTATGCCCAGAGAAGAGAGCAATCCCTCTTTATTGTTGTTCAGTGTGGTCAAGCTTCCGGGTGTTGTTTTTGTCTTTCCATGGGTTGCGGTCCCAAAGCTCAAGAGGGCTTCGATTTGGCCTTAACGGAATGCATCGAGACGAAGCATCATTTTTTCCTTGTTGAAATAGGCAGTTGCCGGGGAGAGCAGATTGCCGACCTTTTGCCCTTAAGGGAAGCAAAGGAAGAAGATCTGGTGTTGGCCCAAAAGAGTATTGAAAATGCCCAAAACCAGGTCAAAAAAAATGTAGAAACGCAGGGGATCAAGGAGCTTTTTTATAACAACTGGGAACATCCCCGCTGGGATGATGTCGCCGGTCGTTGCATCGCCTGTTCGACCTGCACGATGGTTTGTCCGACCTGTTTTTGTTGGACGGTTGAAGATTCCATATCGATGGAAGGCAAAAGAGCAGAAAGATGGCGAAGGTGGGATTTTTGCTATACGATGGAGTTTAGCCATTTGCCTTCGGGCAGCGTGCGTTCATCGATCAAGTCCAGGTATAGGCAATGGCTTAGCCATAAGTTTGGGAGCTGGATCGATCAGTTCGGAACGTCAGGATGCGTGGGTTGCGGCCGCTGCATAACCTGGTGCCCGGTGGGTATCGATGTGACCGAAGAAATAGCCGCCCTTAGGGTGAAACCTTGA